The Beijerinckiaceae bacterium genome has a window encoding:
- a CDS encoding helix-turn-helix transcriptional regulator yields the protein MDQQLIDRIYECSFAPELWPGVLDELAQIVDGWGGAFVIANANVGVVGWTASTEVYEDAATYVSEGWIMRGSRLNRLFGARHAGFLSEYDLFTAEELDSDPVYRDFFRPRSFGWQATTGVPLPTGDWFIFSVGRHNSRGPVEPAFIQQLDVLRPHLARSALMSARLRLERARAATETLALIGLPALVFDNQGKVIAANHLIEAITEHVQWRAQNRVSLKDTNANALFRQAVETLNIINGTPVRSFAVRGADTNAAMVAHVIPIRRSARDIFVRCAGVLVMTPLTLPQAPPVELVQSLFDLTPAEARVARSLSAGETVEKIASIGGVSLNTVRTQVRGVLEKTGCRRQAEVVALLGGVRLSAFDRGAT from the coding sequence ATGGACCAGCAACTCATCGATCGCATCTACGAATGCTCCTTCGCGCCGGAGCTTTGGCCGGGCGTTTTGGATGAACTCGCTCAAATTGTGGATGGGTGGGGAGGCGCATTTGTTATAGCCAACGCGAATGTTGGAGTTGTGGGCTGGACCGCTTCGACAGAAGTTTACGAAGACGCAGCGACCTATGTTTCCGAAGGTTGGATTATGCGGGGTTCGCGGCTAAATCGTTTGTTCGGGGCGCGTCATGCCGGTTTCTTAAGTGAATACGACCTGTTCACTGCGGAAGAATTAGATAGTGATCCAGTATATCGAGATTTTTTCCGTCCCCGCAGCTTCGGTTGGCAAGCGACAACAGGAGTTCCCTTGCCAACTGGGGATTGGTTCATCTTCAGTGTAGGACGACACAATTCTCGTGGGCCTGTTGAGCCGGCGTTCATCCAGCAGTTGGATGTCCTGAGGCCCCACCTCGCTCGCAGCGCGCTCATGTCGGCCCGGCTCCGATTGGAGCGCGCACGCGCCGCCACCGAGACGCTTGCGCTCATTGGCTTGCCGGCGCTGGTTTTCGACAATCAGGGCAAGGTGATCGCTGCTAACCATTTGATCGAGGCAATCACGGAACATGTCCAGTGGCGCGCGCAAAACCGCGTGTCTCTAAAGGACACCAACGCCAACGCGCTGTTCCGCCAAGCGGTCGAGACGCTCAATATTATAAACGGCACGCCGGTGCGTTCTTTCGCCGTGCGCGGCGCCGACACTAACGCGGCAATGGTCGCGCATGTCATTCCGATCCGTAGATCAGCGCGCGACATTTTCGTGCGCTGCGCCGGCGTGCTGGTGATGACTCCCCTGACCTTGCCGCAAGCGCCTCCGGTTGAACTGGTCCAGTCGCTGTTCGATCTGACTCCGGCGGAAGCTCGCGTCGCCCGCAGCCTGAGCGCTGGAGAAACCGTAGAGAAAATTGCCTCGATTGGAGGGGTTTCGCTCAACACGGTCCGTACTCAAGTGCGTGGGGTGTTGGAAAAGACAGGTTGCCGTCGGCAGGCCGAGGTGGTTGCGCTTCTCGGCGGCGTCAGGTTGTCCGCGTTTGACCGGGGAGCGACGTAG
- a CDS encoding transcriptional regulator, producing MITSEQIKAARGLIRWDQRDLSAASGISLPAIKRLEQMPGPLAAQSRTVDAIVAAFEKAGVEFIAENGGGAGVRLCARSS from the coding sequence ATGATTACCAGCGAACAGATTAAGGCGGCACGGGGGTTAATCCGCTGGGATCAAAGAGACTTGAGCGCCGCGTCTGGAATATCCCTCCCGGCCATCAAGCGCCTGGAGCAAATGCCGGGACCGCTGGCGGCACAATCCCGCACGGTCGATGCGATCGTCGCCGCATTCGAAAAGGCGGGCGTTGAATTTATTGCGGAAAATGGCGGCGGAGCGGGCGTGCGGTTGTGCGCACGAAGTAGTTGA